The segment GTATCCGCAATGTTCCTTACTCTACCGATGAGGAAATGATCAAGAAGCCTGAGGTGATAGCTAAATTCCAGAAGGAAGTAGACCGCATGAACGAGCATTTGGCGCAATACGAGCGAATCAAAAAGTTTGTGCTGCTGCCTAAACTCTGGAGCGTTGAAACCGGGGAAATGACCCCTAAACTCAGCATCAAGCGTAAGGTCATCACCACCAACTATCGTGAGTTAATTGACAGCTTATATCGCACTGCTTAAGGCACGTGTAAAACAGAAGGGGGAGACGCAGATATGTGTCTCCCCTTCTGTTTTACACTAGGCTGGTTTAGGTCCTGTTTTTAAGAAAAGAGCCTTTAAATAGTAAAGTTATAATAAACTATAAATGGAGGATGATTAGCATTGTGATAATCAACTGACCATAAATGTGCTCGCAATAAGCAGTATTTGTGATAGAAGGGTTCTTTGTTAAGGAATTATAAAATTATTTGTTTATAGTATGCAAGCATAACATTTTTTTCTAAATTTGGTAAGAGACATATACACCACATGAAAGCAAACGAGACGGTTGACTATAATATCAAAGTATGTTGGCACGCCATCGCACGCATGTACAACACCCAGGCGGTGAAGAATGACATTACCACGTCTATCGGGTTTGTGCTGCTGAACATTGACCCTGAGAAAGGCACGCCTGCCACCAAGATTGCGCCGCTTTTAGGATTAGAGGCCAGAAGCCTTACCCGCATCCTGAAAAGCATGGAAGAAAAAGGCCTTATCTACAAAGTAGCCGATGAGCAGGATAAACGCTCCGTCAGGATTTTACTCACAGAACTCGGTCTGGAAAAGCGGGAGGTGAGTAGGGTCACGGTTCGGCAGTTCAACCAGAAGGTGCGTGACCTGATCCCCGAAAGCCAACTGCAGGTATTCTTCCAGGTGGTGGGGCAGATCAATGATATCATTGAGTCAAAGAAAGTGTTTTGATGCCTTGAGTACCGGAGCAGCTGGCCCAATCGGTTTCTAGGCAATTTTTCTAAAACAGCCTGCAAACTGAACCTGAAAAGGAAATTCGTGCTACGCACATCTTGATACTAAAACAGAGTAACTATGAAGAGAATCATTAAAAAGGTGGCGGTGTTAGGCTCGGGCATTATGGGCTCGCGCATTGCCTGCCACTTTGCTAACATTGGCGTGCAGGTGCTGTTATTAGACATGGTGCCGCGTGAGTTGCTGCACGAGGAAGAAGCCAAAGGCCTTACCTTGGAGAATAAACTGGTGCGCAACCGCATAGTGAATACCGCGCTGCAAACGGCCATTAATTCTAACCCAGCCCCCCTTTACCGTAAAACTGATGCCCGGCTCATTCAGACCGGGAACTTTGATGATGACCTACCCTCCATTGCTACCTGCGACTGGACCATTGAGGTAGTGGTAGAAAACCTGAAAATAAAGCAAAGTGTGTTTAGCCAAGTGGAGCAGTTCCGGAAGCCGGGCACTTTAATCACCTCCAACACATCAGGTATTCCCATCCACTTAATGCTGGAGGGCCGTTCCGATGATTTCAGAAAACACTTTTGCGGAACTCACTTCTTCAACCCTCCACGTTATTTGAAGCTGCTGGAGATCATCCCCACAGAGGAGACTGATCCGGAAGTCATCAACTTCCTCTTAAACTACGGCGACCTGTACCTGGGCAAAACTACAGTGCTAGCCAAAGACACCCCCGCGTTCATCGCGAACCGGGTAGGCATTTATGGCATCATGCAGGTGCTGCACGTCATGGAGAAACTGGGCCTGAACGTGGACGAGGTAGACCGCTTAACAGGCCCGGTAGTAGGTCGGCCTAAATCTGCCACCTTCCGGACTTCAGATGTGGTGGGTCTAGATACACTGGCCAAAGTAGCACAAGGCTTATACCACACCGTTGAAACGGATGAAAAGCGTGACCTGTTCCAACTGCCTGCCTACATTCAGCAGATGTTGGAAAGAAACTGGCTGGGTGATAAAACGCGGCAAGGCTTCTACAAGAAAACCAAGACTCCTGAAGGGGCCACCGAGATCCTGACGCTGGACCTGAATACCATGGAATACGGACCTAAGCAGAAAGTTAGGTTCCAGAGCATGGAAACGCTCAAGCCTATTGAAGACCTGCGCAAGCGCCTCAAAGCGTTTAGCCAAGCCCAAGACAAAGCCGGCGATTTCTTTAGAGAGACTTCGTACGGCCTATTTCAATATGTTACCAACCGCATTCCTGAAATCTCCGACGAACTTTACCGCATTGATGATGCCATGCGTGCTGGATTCGGTTGGGAAATCGGGCCATTTGAAACTTGGGATGCCCTTGGGGTACGAGAAACCGTTTCAGCCATGGAAGCCGCCGGTTACAAACCAGCCGAATGGATTTACGAGATGCTGGAAACGGGCCATGAAACCTTCTATCGCAGCCAGAACCACCAGCGCCAGTACTATGACCTGCTCACCAAAGATTACCGCCAGATTCCGGGGACCGAACATTTCGTGCTGCTGGATGTACTGCGCGGCACCAACGTTGTCTGGAAAAATGCCGGTTGCTCCATAATTGACTTAGGCGACGGTATCCTGAACGTGGAGTTTCACTCCAAAATGAACGCCATGGGCAGTGAGATCATCCAAGGGCTGAACAAAGGCATTGATCTAGCCGAGCAGAGCTTCAGAGGCGTGGTAGTGGGCAATGAGGCCGCTAACTTTTCTGCCGGAGCGAACCTAGGCTTGGTGTTCATGTACGCCCTGGACCAAGACTACGATGAGCTCAACCTCATGATCAAGCAGTTCCAGAACACCATGATGCGTATGCGTTACTCGGCCATTCCGGTAGTGGCGGCGCCGCACGGCTTGACACTAGGTGGTGGTTGTGAGCTGTGCCTACATGCCGACAGAGTACAGGCAGCCGCCGAGTCTTACATTGGCTTGGTAGAATTTGGTGTAGGCTTGATCCCGGGCGGTGGCGGAACAAAAGAAATGACCTTGCGCACCTCAGCCGCCTACGAAGAAGGTGATACCGAATACAACTCGCTCCGGAACGTGTTCATGACCATTGGTACGGCTAAAGTCTCCACCTCAGCCGCCGAAGCGTACGACCTTGGCTTTATGCGCCACGGCGACGGCATCACCCTCAACACCAACCGTCAGCTCGCCGAAGCCAAAGCCGAAACCATTCTCCTCGCAGAAGCCGGGTACACTAGACCTACGCCAAAGACCAACATCAAGGTGCAAGGCCGCGGTGGTTTAGGGATGTTCATCACAGGTGCCCACGCCATGCACGCGGCCGGCTTCATCTCAGAACATGACCGTAAAATTTCTGAGAAGCTGGCTTACGTGATGTGCGGCGGAGACCTGTCCATGCCGTCTGAGGTATCAGAGCAATACCTGTTGGATCTAGAGCGCGAAGCCTTCCTGAGTCTATGCGGTGAGCGCAAGACCTTGGAACGCATCAAGAGCATCTTGACCACCGGTAAGCCCCTGCGGAATTAGGGAAGGGGAACCGCCTCTTCTTGATTTGTCATCCTGAAAGGACCTTGTGGGCGAACTAGACAAGCAGAAGCTATGAAAGACCATAACTACTTTGTCTACGTCATCTGTAATCCCGGCAAAACTGTTCTTTATACAGGAGTGACAAATGATCTGGAAGTGCGGTTGCAGCAGCACAAAGACAACCGGGGAAAGCCGGAAAGTATTGCTGCTACAAGTTGTTGTATTATGAACGTTATATAAATGTGGAGCAGGCTATAGACAGAGAAAAGGAAATTAAGCTGATGGGACGGGAAGCAAAAGAAACGTTGATAAAATCAATGAACCCGAAGATGAGTTTTCTGTACATAGCCAGCTAATTGCAGTTCGCCCACAAGGTTCTTTCAGGATGGCAAAGTGGGAGATTTTATTAAAACACCTCAAAAACAGAAAAGAAAATGCAAACTGCCTATATAGTTGCCGGATTCAGAACCGCCGTGGGAAAAGCGCCCCGCGGAGTATTTCGGTTTACCCGGCCCGATGATTTAGCCGCCGATGTGATCAAACATCTGCTGGCCTCGGTGCCGCAATTAGACCCCGCCCGAGTTGACGACCTTCTGGTAGGAAACGCAGTGCCCGAGGCGGAGCAAGGCCTGCAGATGGGACGCATGATTTCTCTCTTGTCCTTGCCCATCAACGTGCCCGGCGCCATCATGAACCGTTACTGCGGCTCAGGGATAGAGACCATCGCTAC is part of the Rufibacter tibetensis genome and harbors:
- a CDS encoding MarR family winged helix-turn-helix transcriptional regulator — its product is MKANETVDYNIKVCWHAIARMYNTQAVKNDITTSIGFVLLNIDPEKGTPATKIAPLLGLEARSLTRILKSMEEKGLIYKVADEQDKRSVRILLTELGLEKREVSRVTVRQFNQKVRDLIPESQLQVFFQVVGQINDIIESKKVF
- a CDS encoding 3-hydroxyacyl-CoA dehydrogenase/enoyl-CoA hydratase family protein, giving the protein MKRIIKKVAVLGSGIMGSRIACHFANIGVQVLLLDMVPRELLHEEEAKGLTLENKLVRNRIVNTALQTAINSNPAPLYRKTDARLIQTGNFDDDLPSIATCDWTIEVVVENLKIKQSVFSQVEQFRKPGTLITSNTSGIPIHLMLEGRSDDFRKHFCGTHFFNPPRYLKLLEIIPTEETDPEVINFLLNYGDLYLGKTTVLAKDTPAFIANRVGIYGIMQVLHVMEKLGLNVDEVDRLTGPVVGRPKSATFRTSDVVGLDTLAKVAQGLYHTVETDEKRDLFQLPAYIQQMLERNWLGDKTRQGFYKKTKTPEGATEILTLDLNTMEYGPKQKVRFQSMETLKPIEDLRKRLKAFSQAQDKAGDFFRETSYGLFQYVTNRIPEISDELYRIDDAMRAGFGWEIGPFETWDALGVRETVSAMEAAGYKPAEWIYEMLETGHETFYRSQNHQRQYYDLLTKDYRQIPGTEHFVLLDVLRGTNVVWKNAGCSIIDLGDGILNVEFHSKMNAMGSEIIQGLNKGIDLAEQSFRGVVVGNEAANFSAGANLGLVFMYALDQDYDELNLMIKQFQNTMMRMRYSAIPVVAAPHGLTLGGGCELCLHADRVQAAAESYIGLVEFGVGLIPGGGGTKEMTLRTSAAYEEGDTEYNSLRNVFMTIGTAKVSTSAAEAYDLGFMRHGDGITLNTNRQLAEAKAETILLAEAGYTRPTPKTNIKVQGRGGLGMFITGAHAMHAAGFISEHDRKISEKLAYVMCGGDLSMPSEVSEQYLLDLEREAFLSLCGERKTLERIKSILTTGKPLRN
- a CDS encoding GIY-YIG nuclease family protein, producing MKDHNYFVYVICNPGKTVLYTGVTNDLEVRLQQHKDNRGKPESIAATSCCIMNVI